A single region of the Nicotiana sylvestris chromosome 6, ASM39365v2, whole genome shotgun sequence genome encodes:
- the LOC104247010 gene encoding protein FAR1-RELATED SEQUENCE 6-like isoform X1, whose amino-acid sequence MMKNLKQMEAVCLNSDPVFDDCEEYEDEEDCSVEEHDDGVHEKDSKKESPQPTIGLEFGSFDEAYDFYNRYGKEQGFGIRVSNSWFRSKRKERYRAKLSCSSAGFKKKSGANHPRPETRTGCPAMLVIKLADSKRWRIVEVELQHNHPVSPEVRRFYKSHKKMILADKKQQESIPITEVHTIKLYRTSIDAACNGLQKIKDKDSRFPVDTSKHLELKEGDANALYNYFCRMKLTNPNFFYLLDLDDQGCLRNVFWADARSRAAFNYFSDAVAIDTTSLRNKYVLPLISFVGVNNHGQPVLLGCGFLGHESVEYFIWMFKSWHTSMLGRHPQVIVTDQSKPLQIAVSKVFPQARHCYCLSYIMQRVPEKLGGLDGYESIKMQLYKAVYDSLKITEFESSWGQMISQHGLKDNKWLQSLYEDREKWVPVYLKDISFMGIIPITENESLNAYFDGYVHKHTSFKEFVDKYDLAMQRKHMKEAMADMESRSLSFELKTNCNFEVKLSKIFTKEIFKKFQAEVEGIYSCFNTRQVNINGPIMTFVVKERVESEGSEVEVKLFEVLYETTQAEIRCICSLFNFKGYLCRHALNVLNYNGVEEIPSQYILPRWDKDYKRKFPVDSGLCHIDVNNPVELYNILHKHVMQVVEEGVQSEEHYKAVLQEVEALLSRFSLEDNNLVSL is encoded by the exons ATGATGAAGAATCTGAAACAG ATGGAGGCAGTTTGTCTTAACAGTGACCCAGTGTTTGATGACTGTGAAGAATATGAGGACGAAGAAGACTGCTCCGTGGAGGAACATGATGATGGAGTTCATGAAAAAGATTCCAAAAAGGAGTCCCCACAACCAACTATCGGTCTGGAATTTGGGTCTTTTGATGAAGCATATGATTTTTATAACAGGTATGGCAAGGAACAAGGATTTGGTATTAGAGTGAGCAACTCTTGGTTTAgatcaaaaaggaaagaaagatatCGAGCAAAACTCAGCTGCAGTAGTGCAGGTTTCAAGAAGAAAAGTGGAGCAAATCATCCCAGGCCAGAAACAAGAACTGGTTGTCCTGCAATGCTAGTAATTAAGCTTGCGGACTCAAAAAGATGGAGAATTGTTGAAGTTGAGCTTCAGCACAATCATCCAGTAAGCCCAGAGGTCAGGCGGTTCTATAAGTCGCATAAGAAAATGATTCTCGCTGACAAAAAGCAGCAGGAATCCATACCTATTACAGAAGTACATACCATTAAGTTATACCGCACATCTATTGATGCTGCATGTAATGGATTGCAaaaaatcaaggacaaggataGTAGGTTTCCTGTTGATACCTCAAAGCATTTGGAGCTTAAAGAGGGGGATGCCAATGCactgtataattatttttgtcgAATGAAGTTGACAAATCCAAACTTCTTTTATCTGTTGGATCTTGATGATCAAGGATGCCTGAGAAATGTGTTCTGGGCTGATGCTAGGTCTAGggctgcttttaattatttctcAGATGCAGTTGCAATTGATACAACAAGCTTGAGGAACAAATATGTACTTCCTCTTATTTCTTTCGTTGGAGTAAACAACCACGGACAACCTGTTTTGCTGGGATGTGGTTTTCTTGGACATGAGTCAGTAGAGTACTTTATTTGGATGTTCAAATCATGGCATACGTCTATGCTAGGAAGACATCCACAAGTTATTGTAACTGATCAGTCAAAACCATTGCAAATTGCGGTTTCTAAGGTGTTCCCTCAAGCTCGTCATTGTTATTGTTTATCATATATCATGCAGCGTGTTCCAGAGAAGTTGGGAGGATTGGACGGATACGAGTCTATTAAGATGCAACTGTATAAAGCAGTTTATGATTCCTTGAAGATCACTGAGTTTGAAAGTTCGTGGGGTCAGATGATCAGTCAGCATGGACTCAAGGACAATAAATGGCTTCAATCATTGTACGAAGATCGTGAAAAATGGGTACCAGTCTACTTAAAAGATATTTCCTTCATGGGAATCATACCAATAACAGAAAATGAGAGCTTGAATGCATACTTTGATGGTTATGTACATAAACACACTTCATTCAAAGAATTTGTTGATAAGTATGATTTAGCGATGCAAAGGAAGCACATGAAAGAAGCAATGGCAGATATGGAGTCGAGAAGTTTGAGCTTTGAGTTGAAAACAAATTGCAATTTTGAGGTGAAGCTCTCAAAGATATTCACAAAGGAAATATTCAAGAAGTTCCAAGCAGAAGTTGAAGGAATTTACTCTTGTTTCAATACAAGGCAAGTGAACATTAATGGGCCAATAATGACATTTGTTGTGAAAGAAAGAGTAGAATCTGAGGGAAGCGAGGTGGAGGTCAAGCTGTTTGAGGTTCTTTATGAGACAACACAAGCGGAAATACGTTGTATTTGCAGTTTGTTTAATTTCAAAGGTTATTTATGCAGGCATGCATTGAATGTACTGAATTATAATGGTGTGGAAGAAATTCCATCACAATACATCCTACCACGTTGGGATAAAGATTACAAACGTAAGTTTCCAGTAGATTCTGGCCTTTGTCATATTGATGTGAATAATCCTGTGGAATTGTATAATATTCTACATAAACATGTCATGCAAGTTGTTGAAGAAGGGGTACAATCCGAAGAACATTACAAAGCTGTACTCCAAGAAGTAGAAGCTCTTTTGAGCAGGTTTTCCCTTGAAGACAACAATTTGGTTTCACTGTAA
- the LOC104247010 gene encoding protein FAR1-RELATED SEQUENCE 6-like isoform X2 produces MFQMEAVCLNSDPVFDDCEEYEDEEDCSVEEHDDGVHEKDSKKESPQPTIGLEFGSFDEAYDFYNRYGKEQGFGIRVSNSWFRSKRKERYRAKLSCSSAGFKKKSGANHPRPETRTGCPAMLVIKLADSKRWRIVEVELQHNHPVSPEVRRFYKSHKKMILADKKQQESIPITEVHTIKLYRTSIDAACNGLQKIKDKDSRFPVDTSKHLELKEGDANALYNYFCRMKLTNPNFFYLLDLDDQGCLRNVFWADARSRAAFNYFSDAVAIDTTSLRNKYVLPLISFVGVNNHGQPVLLGCGFLGHESVEYFIWMFKSWHTSMLGRHPQVIVTDQSKPLQIAVSKVFPQARHCYCLSYIMQRVPEKLGGLDGYESIKMQLYKAVYDSLKITEFESSWGQMISQHGLKDNKWLQSLYEDREKWVPVYLKDISFMGIIPITENESLNAYFDGYVHKHTSFKEFVDKYDLAMQRKHMKEAMADMESRSLSFELKTNCNFEVKLSKIFTKEIFKKFQAEVEGIYSCFNTRQVNINGPIMTFVVKERVESEGSEVEVKLFEVLYETTQAEIRCICSLFNFKGYLCRHALNVLNYNGVEEIPSQYILPRWDKDYKRKFPVDSGLCHIDVNNPVELYNILHKHVMQVVEEGVQSEEHYKAVLQEVEALLSRFSLEDNNLVSL; encoded by the coding sequence ATGTTTCAGATGGAGGCAGTTTGTCTTAACAGTGACCCAGTGTTTGATGACTGTGAAGAATATGAGGACGAAGAAGACTGCTCCGTGGAGGAACATGATGATGGAGTTCATGAAAAAGATTCCAAAAAGGAGTCCCCACAACCAACTATCGGTCTGGAATTTGGGTCTTTTGATGAAGCATATGATTTTTATAACAGGTATGGCAAGGAACAAGGATTTGGTATTAGAGTGAGCAACTCTTGGTTTAgatcaaaaaggaaagaaagatatCGAGCAAAACTCAGCTGCAGTAGTGCAGGTTTCAAGAAGAAAAGTGGAGCAAATCATCCCAGGCCAGAAACAAGAACTGGTTGTCCTGCAATGCTAGTAATTAAGCTTGCGGACTCAAAAAGATGGAGAATTGTTGAAGTTGAGCTTCAGCACAATCATCCAGTAAGCCCAGAGGTCAGGCGGTTCTATAAGTCGCATAAGAAAATGATTCTCGCTGACAAAAAGCAGCAGGAATCCATACCTATTACAGAAGTACATACCATTAAGTTATACCGCACATCTATTGATGCTGCATGTAATGGATTGCAaaaaatcaaggacaaggataGTAGGTTTCCTGTTGATACCTCAAAGCATTTGGAGCTTAAAGAGGGGGATGCCAATGCactgtataattatttttgtcgAATGAAGTTGACAAATCCAAACTTCTTTTATCTGTTGGATCTTGATGATCAAGGATGCCTGAGAAATGTGTTCTGGGCTGATGCTAGGTCTAGggctgcttttaattatttctcAGATGCAGTTGCAATTGATACAACAAGCTTGAGGAACAAATATGTACTTCCTCTTATTTCTTTCGTTGGAGTAAACAACCACGGACAACCTGTTTTGCTGGGATGTGGTTTTCTTGGACATGAGTCAGTAGAGTACTTTATTTGGATGTTCAAATCATGGCATACGTCTATGCTAGGAAGACATCCACAAGTTATTGTAACTGATCAGTCAAAACCATTGCAAATTGCGGTTTCTAAGGTGTTCCCTCAAGCTCGTCATTGTTATTGTTTATCATATATCATGCAGCGTGTTCCAGAGAAGTTGGGAGGATTGGACGGATACGAGTCTATTAAGATGCAACTGTATAAAGCAGTTTATGATTCCTTGAAGATCACTGAGTTTGAAAGTTCGTGGGGTCAGATGATCAGTCAGCATGGACTCAAGGACAATAAATGGCTTCAATCATTGTACGAAGATCGTGAAAAATGGGTACCAGTCTACTTAAAAGATATTTCCTTCATGGGAATCATACCAATAACAGAAAATGAGAGCTTGAATGCATACTTTGATGGTTATGTACATAAACACACTTCATTCAAAGAATTTGTTGATAAGTATGATTTAGCGATGCAAAGGAAGCACATGAAAGAAGCAATGGCAGATATGGAGTCGAGAAGTTTGAGCTTTGAGTTGAAAACAAATTGCAATTTTGAGGTGAAGCTCTCAAAGATATTCACAAAGGAAATATTCAAGAAGTTCCAAGCAGAAGTTGAAGGAATTTACTCTTGTTTCAATACAAGGCAAGTGAACATTAATGGGCCAATAATGACATTTGTTGTGAAAGAAAGAGTAGAATCTGAGGGAAGCGAGGTGGAGGTCAAGCTGTTTGAGGTTCTTTATGAGACAACACAAGCGGAAATACGTTGTATTTGCAGTTTGTTTAATTTCAAAGGTTATTTATGCAGGCATGCATTGAATGTACTGAATTATAATGGTGTGGAAGAAATTCCATCACAATACATCCTACCACGTTGGGATAAAGATTACAAACGTAAGTTTCCAGTAGATTCTGGCCTTTGTCATATTGATGTGAATAATCCTGTGGAATTGTATAATATTCTACATAAACATGTCATGCAAGTTGTTGAAGAAGGGGTACAATCCGAAGAACATTACAAAGCTGTACTCCAAGAAGTAGAAGCTCTTTTGAGCAGGTTTTCCCTTGAAGACAACAATTTGGTTTCACTGTAA
- the LOC104247009 gene encoding vesicle-associated membrane protein 711-like, with protein sequence MAILYALVARGSVVLAEQSGTTTNASTIARQILEKIPGNNDSNVSYSQDRYIFHVKRTDGLTVLCMADDVAGRRIPFAFLEEIHQRFVRTYGRAVLSAQAYGMNDEFSRVLSQQMDYFSSDPNADRINRLKGEMSQVRNVMIENIDKVLERGDRLELLVDKTANMQGNTFRFRKQARRFRSTVWWRNVKLTVALIFLLLVIVYVILAFVCHGLTLPTCLK encoded by the exons ATGGCGATACTCTACGCATTGGTAGCGAGGGGATCTGTAGTTTTGGCGGAGCAGAGCGGAACGACGACGAATGCGAGCACAATAGCAAGGCAGATTCTGGAGAAAATTCCAGGGAATAATGATTCAAATGTGTCATATTCTCAGGATCGGTATATTTTCCATGTTAAACGCACTGATGGACTCACTGTCCTTTGTATGGCCGATGATGTTGCTGGAA GGAGAATtccttttgcttttcttgaagAAATTCATCAAAGATTTGTGAGGACCTATGGCCGAGCAGTTCTCTCTGCACAAGCTTATGGCATGAATGATGAATTCTCAAGGGTCCTTAGTCAGCAAATGGACTATTTCTCTAGTGATCCAAATGCCGACAGAATAAACAGGCTAAAAGGTGAAATGAGTCAG GTGCGCAATGTCATGATTGAGAATATTGATAAAGTTCTAGAGAGAGGTGATCGTTTGGAGTTGCTGGTTGATAAAACAGCTAATATGCAAGGGAATACTTTCCGCTTCAGAAAGCAGGCACGCCGTTTCAGAAGCACTGTATGGTGGAGAAATGTCAAACTCAC GGTGGCGCTGATATTCCTCCTCCTTGTGATAGTTTATGTTATTTTGGCCTTCGTTTGTCATGGGCTTACACTTCCAACTTGTTTGAAATGA